Sequence from the Saccharopolyspora pogona genome:
CCGGAGCGGATCGACACCAGCGCCGAGGTCGGCTTCGGTCCGCGCGGCGAAGGCTTCGCCATCACCGGGATCGCGCTCACCGTGCGGGCGAAGGTACCGAGCATCGATGCGGATGTGTTCCACCAGACGGCCCTGAAGGCCAAGGAGATCTGCCCGGTCTCGGCGGCCCTCACCGGGATCACGATCACCCTCGACGCCGTCCTGGACTGAGGCGGCCGCCACGCAGGACAAGTCTGGAAACAGGGCTTATATAGCCTGGGGTTATGACTGCGACCCTGGTGCTGCTGCGGCACGGTGAGAGCACGTGGAACGCCGAGAACCTGTTCACCGGCTGGGTGGACGTCCCGCTGTCGGAGAAGGGCGAGACCGAGGCCAAGCGCGGCGGTGTGCTGCTGCGCGAGAGCGGGGTGCTGCCGGACGTGCTGCACACCTCGCTGCTGCGGCGAGCCATCTCGACGGCGAACATCGCCCTCGACGTCGCGGACCGGCACTGGATCCCGGTCCGCCGCGACTGGCGGCTCAACGAGCGCCACTACGGCGCGCTGCAGGGCAAGAACAAGAAGCAGACCCTGGAGACCTACGGCGAGGAGCAGTTCATGCTCTGGCGCCGCTCCTACGACACGCCGCCGCCGGAGATCGAGCTCGGCAGCGAGTTCGGCCAGGACGCCGACCCGCGCTACGCCGACCTCGGCGCCGGCCTCCCGCGCACCGAGTGCCTGAAGGATGTGGTGGCCCGGCTGCTGCCGTACTGGGAGTCGGCGATCGTGCCGGACCTGCGGGCCGGCCGGACGGTGCTGGTCGCCGCGCACGGCAACTCGCTGCGCGCCCTGGTCAAGCACCTGGACGGCATCTCCGACAGCGACATCGCGGGCCTGAACATCCCGACCGGCATCCCGCTGCGCTACGACCTCGACACCGAGTTGAAGCCCATCAACCCGGGCGGCACCTACCTCGACCCGGAGGCCGCCGCCACCGCCGCGGCAGCCGTCGCCAACCAGGGCCGCTGACCCGAGCGGTTCTGCGATGAGCACCCGCGATCGATCAACCGGATCGCGGGTGCCCTTCTTTCCGCACCTAGATGGGTGATGGGTGGCGAGAATTCGCCGGGGTGGCGAACGGAGCGCGACGGTCGACCGGGCGGTACGTGAACTGGCTCCCAGCAGGGGGTGAAGCAGAGGTGAAGAAGCCCCCTTTTCGTGTCGCGGGTATCACTGAACGCCCTCGTAGACTGGCCTTTCCCCACCCCGGCTTGCTTACGATGCTGACGTGACCGCATTGGGCTGTACCGCCCTGATCATCGGCGCGCTCGTACTGGGCGCGGTCGGCGGCTTCGTCGCAGCTCGGGAATCCCGGCGTCGCGCCAGGCCCGCAGGCCCGACCGTCGCCGAACTGCTCCAGCGGCTGGTTCACACCAGCGACAGCGGGGTGGTCGTGCTCAACAAGTTCGGCGACGTCGTGCTGCACAACCCGCGGGCCGACGAACTCGGCCTCATCCGCGACCACCAGGCCGACCCCCGTGCCCGCAAGGCTGCCGAACGGGCCCTGCTGGCCGGTGAGTCGGTGCCCGTCGACCTTTCCCCGCTCAACCGAGCAGGCACCGCGCTGCGCGGTCGCGGTCCGGCCGCGGTGCTCGGCGAGGTGCGCCCGCTCGGCGACGGCTTCGCCGTCGTCGACGCCGCCGACGAGTCCGATTCGGTGCGCCTGGAGGCCACCCGCCGCGACTTCGTCGCGAACGTCAGTCACGAGCTGAAGACCCCGGTCGGGGCGCTCGCGCTGCTCGCCGAGGCGGTGCTGGACGCCGCCGACGACGCCGGCGAGGTGCGGCGGTTCTCCACCAAGATCCTGCACGAGTCGACCCGGCTCGGGACGCTGGTCTCCGAGCTGATCGCGCTGTCCCGGCTGCAGGGCGCCGAGCGGCTGCCGGAGCTGACCACGGTCGACGTCGACGCCGTGGTCGAGGAGGCGCTGGGCCGTTGCCGGCTGGCCGCCGAGTCGGCCGGGATCGAGATCGCCGTCGACGAGCCCACCGGCTACCTGCTGGACGGTGATCGGACCCTGCTGGTGACCGCGCTGAGCAACCTGATCAACAACGCGGCGTCGTACTCGCCGCCGGGCAGCCCGGTGTCGATCAGCCGTCGGCTGTCCGGCGACTTCGTGGAGATCGCGGTCACCGACCGGGGCATCGGGATCGAACCCGAGTACCACGAGCGGGTGTTCGAGCGGTTCTTCCGGGTGGATCCGGCGAGGTCCCGCGCCACCGGTGGCACCGGGCTGGGCCTAGCCATCGTTAAGCACGTCGCCGCGAACCACGGCGGCGAGGTCAAGCTGTGGAGTCGCACCGGTACCGGCTCCACCTTCACACTTCGCGTGCCCAGGCACGGCACGACCGACGGCCAGCCGGCCACAGCAGAGCCGGTGACATCAGCGGACCGCGCGGCGGGCAGTGCCGCCCGCTCCGGGACTGAAAGTGCGGACGGGGTCACAACCGTCGAAACGGGAGGAGTCCGGTGACCAGGGTGCTGATCGTGGAGGACGAGGAGTCCTTCGCCGACCCGCTTGCTTTCCTGCTGCGCAAGGAGGGCTTCACGGCGGCAGTCGCCGCGAACGGGCCGGAGGCGTTGGACGAGTTCGACCGCAACGGCGCGGACATCGTGCTGCTCGACCTGATGCTGCCCGGTATGAGCGGCACCGATGTGTGCAAGCAGCTCCGCCAGCGCTCGTCGGTGCCGGTGATCATGGTGACTGCCCGGGACAGCGAGATCGACAAGGTCGTGGGCCTGGAGCTCGGCGCTGACGACTACGTCACGAAGCCGTACTCGGCGCGGGAGCTGATCGCGCGGGTGCGCGCGGTGCTGCGCCGCCGCGGTGAGGCGGAGGAGCTGCAGCCGCAGGTGCTGGCGGCTGGGCCGGTGCGGATGGACGTGGAGCGCCACGTGGTGACCGTCGACGGTGTCGACGTCAACCTCCCTCTCAAGGAGTTCGACCTGCTGGAGTACCTGCTGCGCAACGTCGGCCGGGTGCTGACCCGCGGGCAGCTCATCGACCGGGTGTGGGGCGCGGACTACGTCGGCGACACCAAGACGCTGGACGTGCACGTCAAGCGGCTGCGCTCGAAGGTCGAGCCCGATCCGGCGGACCCGCGCTACCTGATCACGGTCCGCGGCCTCGGCTACAAGTTCGAGGGATAGCCGAGCCGACAGCGGCGAGGATCGCGCAGTCGGAACGAGCCCCCAGGGACGACCCTGGGGGCTCTTCTGCGCTTCGAGGTGCTGGTCAGGCAGCTTCTGCGCGCGCCGACTCCGGTACCGCCGGACGTTCGGCCGAGTGTGGAACGCCGATGATCAACCGATCGGCCGATGTCGGCGAGCTGATCGGCCAATGTGTGGATTCGGGCGGAATGGGCAATCTTGATGCCGTGAACCAACCGATCTCGAACGCCACCGCAAGCGTTCCGCACCCGACTCGAGCCGGCTGTGGCTGGCCCGCTTCCGGTACGGCCCGCTGGAGTGGGTCTGGCGCTGCGCGACCTGGTGGAGCATCGTCCCGCTCCGCCGAGCAGCGGTCGGTCAGTATCGGTTGCGGTCCGGGCGGTGGCCAGTCCCGAAGATGAAGATCGATTGGCTTCCGCGCCGACCGGAGTTCCGCCGCCGGACGACGTGCACGCAGAGTGA
This genomic interval carries:
- a CDS encoding response regulator transcription factor; protein product: MTRVLIVEDEESFADPLAFLLRKEGFTAAVAANGPEALDEFDRNGADIVLLDLMLPGMSGTDVCKQLRQRSSVPVIMVTARDSEIDKVVGLELGADDYVTKPYSARELIARVRAVLRRRGEAEELQPQVLAAGPVRMDVERHVVTVDGVDVNLPLKEFDLLEYLLRNVGRVLTRGQLIDRVWGADYVGDTKTLDVHVKRLRSKVEPDPADPRYLITVRGLGYKFEG
- a CDS encoding phosphoglyceromutase; the protein is MTATLVLLRHGESTWNAENLFTGWVDVPLSEKGETEAKRGGVLLRESGVLPDVLHTSLLRRAISTANIALDVADRHWIPVRRDWRLNERHYGALQGKNKKQTLETYGEEQFMLWRRSYDTPPPEIELGSEFGQDADPRYADLGAGLPRTECLKDVVARLLPYWESAIVPDLRAGRTVLVAAHGNSLRALVKHLDGISDSDIAGLNIPTGIPLRYDLDTELKPINPGGTYLDPEAAATAAAAVANQGR
- a CDS encoding sensor histidine kinase — protein: MTALGCTALIIGALVLGAVGGFVAARESRRRARPAGPTVAELLQRLVHTSDSGVVVLNKFGDVVLHNPRADELGLIRDHQADPRARKAAERALLAGESVPVDLSPLNRAGTALRGRGPAAVLGEVRPLGDGFAVVDAADESDSVRLEATRRDFVANVSHELKTPVGALALLAEAVLDAADDAGEVRRFSTKILHESTRLGTLVSELIALSRLQGAERLPELTTVDVDAVVEEALGRCRLAAESAGIEIAVDEPTGYLLDGDRTLLVTALSNLINNAASYSPPGSPVSISRRLSGDFVEIAVTDRGIGIEPEYHERVFERFFRVDPARSRATGGTGLGLAIVKHVAANHGGEVKLWSRTGTGSTFTLRVPRHGTTDGQPATAEPVTSADRAAGSAARSGTESADGVTTVETGGVR
- a CDS encoding DUF418 domain-containing protein — translated: MWLARFRYGPLEWVWRCATWWSIVPLRRAAVGQYRLRSGRWPVPKMKIDWLPRRPEFRRRTTCTQSDRRVRHFEEVRLAA